Sequence from the Actinocatenispora sera genome:
GCTGCGCGGCATCGATCTGACGGTACGGCCGGGGGAGCGGCTGGCGATGGTCGGCCCGTCCGGGGCCGGCAAGTCGACGCTGGGCCGGCTGCTCGCCGGCATCCACCCGCCGCGGTCGGGTTCGGTGACGATCGGTGGCGTACCGCTGGTCTCGCTGCCCCTCGACCGAAGACGCCGTGAGGTGGCCCTGGTGACCCAGGAACACCACGTGTTCGTCGGTACCGTCGCCGACAACGTGTCGCTGCCCCGGCCGGACGCGACCGAGGCCGAGGTACGCGCCGCGCTGCGCGCCGTCGACGCGCTCGGCTGGGCCGAGGCGCTGCCGGACGGGCTGGCCACCGCGGTCGGCTCCGGCGGTACCGAGCTGTCCGCGGCGCAGGCGCAGCAGCTGGCGCTCGCCCGGCTGGTGCTCGCCGATCCGCACACGCTGGTGCTCGACGAGGCGACGTCGCTGATCGACCCGCGCGCCGCCCGGCACCTGGAACGGTCGCTCGGTGCCGTGCTGGCCGGCCGTACCGTGATCGCGATCGCGCACCGGCTGCACACCGCCCACGACGCGGACCGGGTAGCCGTCGTGGCGGACGGCCGGATCGTCGAACTGGGCCCGCACGCCGACCTGGTCGCCGCCGGCGGCGACTACGCCGCCCTCTGGGACTCCTGGCACGGCCGCCACTGACCGTCACCGCGTTTGCCCGTAGCGCTGGGATTCGGGTGTTGTTGCGCGGATCGGTGATGATGTCGACCGACCTGCAGGAGGCATTGTGACCGATCCGTCCCCATCCGACGAGCCACACCCAGCGGGCGAACCGAGCGAGTCGGGTACGGCGGACGGCGGTGGCTGCCGGGGGCCGGGTGGACGGGCGACGCAGGCGGCCGCGGGCGCCGCCGAGGCCGGCTCGGTCACCGGCCGGGCGGTCGTACCGGTGCCGCACGCCGAGACGGACGACGGGGAGACCGAACCGGGCCCGGTACCACGGCACGGGTGGCGCCGGCTGGTCCCACGGCGGCCGTGGCGGTGGCTGGGCGGCATCGCCGCGCTGGCCACGCTCGGTTCGCTCGCGGTCGGGGTGCTGATCGTCTGGCTGACCCGGCGGCCCGGCCAAGGGCGGGGCACGCCCTCCGGCGCGGGTCACCCGTCCGGCGTGGACCCGTCCTCCGGCAGCGGCCCGACGCCGTCCGGTACCCCGTGGACGCCCGGTACCGGCGGCCATCCCACCGGCGCCGACCCGACCGGCGTGGGTGGCGGCGTCACCGGCGGCCCGACCGGCCCCGACAACGCCGGCTGCACGGTCGAGGGCGTCAATTGCGACCCGGTCGGCAAGGCGTGCGATTCGGCCTGCAGCTCGGCCTGCAGCGGCGTCGGGAGCGACTGCGGCAGGCAGCTCGACGACGCCTGCGCCGGCCCGTCCTGCGGCTCACCGGGCTGCTCCGGCTCCGAGGTGAACTGCGGCGGCGACCCGTCGAACACCGGGCACACGCTGCTGACCTCGCTGATCGGCTCCGGCCTGCCGTTCCTGCACCGCACCGCGACCGCCCCGACCCCGGCGGCCTTCGCCCGCGCCGCGATCGTTCCGGTCATCGCGAGCGGGATGTCGCGCGGTGCGGAGCCGATCGGCGCCGCGGGTGACCCGGGTCGGATCGGGCTGCTGGCGCGGGCCGGGATCGCCGCGATCCGGGCGTACCAGCGGATCTCGCCGGGGTTGCCGACCCGGTGCCGCTACACGCCGACCTGCTCGCGCTACGGCCTGGCCGCGATCGAGCGGTACGGGCTGGTCGCCGGCGCGCGCCTCGCGGTGCTGCGGATCCACCGCTGCACCGCCGACGTGGTACCCGGCACCGCCGACCCGCTGCCGGCCTGACGCCACGGTCCGGCGCGCCGGCGCCGGCCCGGCACTCGTACTCGACAGTGCGTCCACTCGGGGCGACGGCGCCGGCCCGGCAGTCGTGGCGCCGCACCGGTCAGCGCGGATCGGTCGCCAGGATCGACATCATGATCTCGTCGACGTACTCGCCGTCCCAGCGCAGCGCGTCCCGGAACCGCCCCTCGACCTGGAACCCGACCTTCTCGTACACGTGCACGGCGCGCGGGTTGAACGGGTAGACGCCGAGCGAGACGCGGTGCAGCCCGACGGTGTCGAACGCGTGGTCCAGCAGCAGCCGGATCGCCGCACCGCCCAGCCCGCGGCCGACCCAGCGCGGCACGATCATGATGCGCAGGTTGGCCGAACGGTCCGGCGCGGAGAACTCGTTCAGCACGATCTCGCCGGCGCACTCACCGCTGGCCCGGTCGACGATGGCCAGGTCCAGCCGGTCGGCGTGCTCGTGCCGGGTGCGGTACCACTCCTCGACCGCGCGGCGCCGCAGTTCGGGTGTCGAGTCGAAGTCGCGCGGGTGGCTGCCGGTCAGGCGCTGGATCTCCGGATCCTCCATCGCCTCCAGCAACACGTCGGTGTCGGCCACGTCGATGGGCCGCAGCAGTACCCGCTCGCCGGTCAGGGTCGGCTTCTCGGCCAGGCTGATGTCGTTCACCGGCCGACGGTAACCGCTGCCCGCTCGGCCGGCCCGCGC
This genomic interval carries:
- a CDS encoding GNAT family N-acetyltransferase, whose translation is MNDISLAEKPTLTGERVLLRPIDVADTDVLLEAMEDPEIQRLTGSHPRDFDSTPELRRRAVEEWYRTRHEHADRLDLAIVDRASGECAGEIVLNEFSAPDRSANLRIMIVPRWVGRGLGGAAIRLLLDHAFDTVGLHRVSLGVYPFNPRAVHVYEKVGFQVEGRFRDALRWDGEYVDEIMMSILATDPR
- the yidD gene encoding membrane protein insertion efficiency factor YidD; the encoded protein is MTDPSPSDEPHPAGEPSESGTADGGGCRGPGGRATQAAAGAAEAGSVTGRAVVPVPHAETDDGETEPGPVPRHGWRRLVPRRPWRWLGGIAALATLGSLAVGVLIVWLTRRPGQGRGTPSGAGHPSGVDPSSGSGPTPSGTPWTPGTGGHPTGADPTGVGGGVTGGPTGPDNAGCTVEGVNCDPVGKACDSACSSACSGVGSDCGRQLDDACAGPSCGSPGCSGSEVNCGGDPSNTGHTLLTSLIGSGLPFLHRTATAPTPAAFARAAIVPVIASGMSRGAEPIGAAGDPGRIGLLARAGIAAIRAYQRISPGLPTRCRYTPTCSRYGLAAIERYGLVAGARLAVLRIHRCTADVVPGTADPLPA